In a genomic window of Virgibacillus sp. SK37:
- a CDS encoding nucleobase:cation symporter-2 family protein, which produces MDNTARKQETEINEVEQQDKEAEISVGKSLFVGLQHVLAMDLFIPPIILAGLLSFSVADSALLIQMTFIACGIATIIQAGFAMKLPVMQGPSFVPISALAAIGTTSGIGAMIGSLIPGAILISLLGKPLNIFSKLVLKFIPPLVAGTVIVVVGISLMPAAINSIYNAPGSFQVNILVAFITAAVLIACMYIGDNVKTKFKFMKVASVMLSLGIGTLVAAFFGLVDFSHVSEVPWFALPSIFAFGTPTFEIDAILIMLAIYLIIVIETTGTWFTVGEVADEKLDGKRLNGGAFGEGLGCFVGSFFGGTPVTGYSSNAGIIAITGVKSRKPIIAGGAILIALGMMPKIMNVIASIPAPVINGVFAILCVVIMMNGFKVIKNAPFTERNMIVIGLPIMLALSAVLMPAEIANGLPNLVTYFVSSGIAVGAIAALVLNFVLPEKKQDSNVIPISVSK; this is translated from the coding sequence ATGGATAACACAGCTAGAAAACAAGAAACAGAAATTAACGAGGTGGAACAGCAGGATAAGGAAGCAGAAATCTCTGTTGGAAAGTCGCTCTTTGTTGGACTACAGCATGTACTCGCAATGGACCTCTTTATTCCTCCAATTATATTGGCTGGATTATTATCCTTTTCTGTAGCTGATAGTGCGTTATTGATCCAAATGACGTTTATTGCATGTGGTATTGCAACAATCATTCAGGCTGGCTTTGCTATGAAGCTGCCTGTGATGCAGGGACCTTCGTTTGTTCCGATTAGCGCATTGGCAGCGATTGGCACAACATCAGGAATAGGAGCAATGATTGGTAGTCTGATACCTGGAGCCATACTCATTTCTCTACTTGGCAAACCGTTAAACATATTTAGTAAGCTTGTATTAAAATTCATTCCACCACTTGTTGCAGGGACGGTTATCGTCGTTGTAGGGATTTCCCTGATGCCCGCTGCGATTAATTCCATTTATAATGCACCTGGAAGCTTCCAAGTGAATATCCTGGTTGCTTTCATTACAGCAGCCGTACTTATTGCTTGTATGTATATAGGAGACAACGTGAAAACAAAATTTAAATTTATGAAAGTAGCTTCTGTCATGCTTTCATTAGGAATTGGAACTTTAGTAGCAGCTTTCTTTGGTCTTGTAGATTTTTCACATGTTAGTGAGGTTCCATGGTTCGCTTTGCCAAGTATATTTGCATTTGGTACACCAACATTTGAAATAGATGCGATTTTAATTATGCTTGCCATTTATTTGATTATCGTAATTGAAACAACAGGCACATGGTTTACGGTAGGTGAAGTAGCGGATGAAAAACTGGATGGGAAGCGATTAAATGGCGGAGCGTTTGGAGAGGGTCTTGGTTGCTTTGTTGGATCCTTCTTTGGCGGAACACCTGTGACAGGATATTCTTCTAATGCCGGAATCATAGCAATTACAGGTGTAAAGAGCCGTAAACCGATTATTGCAGGTGGTGCTATTTTGATTGCACTTGGAATGATGCCAAAAATCATGAATGTTATTGCGAGCATTCCGGCCCCAGTAATTAATGGTGTATTTGCGATTTTATGTGTTGTTATTATGATGAACGGTTTTAAAGTAATTAAAAATGCGCCATTTACAGAAAGAAATATGATTGTTATTGGACTTCCTATCATGCTTGCATTATCTGCTGTTCTTATGCCAGCAGAGATAGCGAATGGGTTACCAAATCTGGTAACTTACTTTGTTTCTTCTGGTATAGCCGTAGGAGCAATTGCCGCATTAGTACTTAATTTCGTACTTCCTGAAAAAAAGCAAGATAGTAACGTAATTCCAATAAGTGTTAGTAAGTAA